The region GCGTAGCCCGCCCGCACCCACGGCTGCGCCAGCAGCAGCGCCATCAGGTCGGGCTCGACCTCCTGGAGCGCGATCACGTCCGCGTCCGCCGCCGCGAGCCCGGCCAGCAGCAACGGCCGCCGGCGCGCGGTGTCGACCAGTTCCCGGTCGTACCGGTCCCACAGGACGTTCCAGGTCAGCACCCGCACCGCCGCCGGGGACACGGCGCCACCCAGTTCGGCATCACCCAGTTCGGTGCCACCCGGCTCGGCGGGCACCCAGCCGCGCGCCGGGTCCCACGCGTGCGGCGTGCTCGCGGTGAACACCGACGGGTTGAGCAGGCGCGGCGCGCGCACCCGCCCCGCCGCCGATTCGCCGACCCGGTCCACCCCGGTCTCCCGGTCCCACACCGCTTCGCCGTCGGCCTCCACGAACAGCACCCGGTGCCACGGCACGTCGCCGCCGGGCGTGAACGTGGGCAGCGGGACCCGCTTGGGCGGCAGCCCGCGCTGCTGGACGCCGAGCACGAACCGGGCCGGGTCCAGCCTCGGGTCCCAGCGGATCTGGTGGTAGACCTGCTCGCTGGTGCGCATCACGGCTCCTCGTCGGCGATCTCGCCGGCCGCGCCCACGTACCAGGTGCGGTGGGCCTGCCACGGGTAGGGCGGGTCGAACCGGCGGGCCTGCGCGGCGAGCACCTGGCCCGGCACGGGGCACGCCCGCGACCCGTTGCGCCGCGCCGCTTCCTGCTCGCCGACCAGCAGCACGGCGTGCGTCAGCCACGCGTCGTGCCGGCGGGCGACCGCGTGCACGGCCACCCGCTGCCCGGCGGTGAGCGAGGTGGCGTCCCACACGACGGTCCGGTGCGCGCGCAGCGCGGCGCCCAGCCGGTCCAGGCCCTCCCGCAGCACGCGGGCGTTGTCCCGCTGGTCGGACCGGTCGCCGGCGTCCTCGCGCAGGTCGTCCAGCGACACCCGGACGTCCACGTCGGGCAGCCCGGCGGCGAAGGTCGACTTGCCGCTGCCGGCGAACCCGCAGGTCTGGATCAGGGTCGGGAAGTCGCCGGACCGCCACCGCCAGGTCACCGCCTCCGCCTCGGCCACGTCGAGCACCCGCCCGGCGCGGATGCTCGCGTCGCGCGCCTCGGCCCGACGGCGGCCGTGCAGCGCGGCCCGCAGGCCGTCCCAGCGGCCGACCTCCTCGGCGTGCAGCGCCGACCACGCCACCTGCTCCCGCGCGTCGCGCTCGCCGGGCGGCAGCACCGCCGCCGACACCGCGTGCAGCACGGCCAGGTCGACCGCCGTGGACAGCCGCAGCAGGCCCCGGCGGCGCGCCTGGTCCGGGAACGGCTCGTGCGGCAGCCGGTGCAGGCCGACCAGGTCGCCGACCCGCCGGGCGACCCCGACGCCGACCGGGCCGGCCAGCGCCGACATCACCGGTCCGCGCCGGTCGCCGTGCAGGGCCGCCGCCAGCACGCCCGCCAGCCGCGCGTCACCGGTCGCGCCGAGTTCGGCGGCGACCTGCTCGGCGGGCCCCGCGTCCCCGGCCACGCCGACGACCGCCATCAGGTCTGCGACGGCGAACGGCGCACCGGACCGGACGTCCCACAACACCGACGCCGGGGCCAGCCCGTTCGGCACGACCGGCGCGTTCATCCAGTGCGTGCTGGTCTGCACGTGCCGGGCGCGCACCCACTTCGCCACCCGCGACCCGAACTCGGCGCGGTCGAACCCGGCGACGGCCCGCACCACGAACCCCTCGCGCCGGTCGGTGTCGACCCGCAGCTTGCGCAACGCGCGCTCGTCGAAGACACCGCGCCACAACACCGGGGGAGTGGGCACGCCCACCCCGCGCAGGAACCGGACCGTGCCGTCCCAGTCGAGGCAGCGCTCGCCGTCCCAGACCGAGAAGCCGTAGAACCAGCTCTCCAGGTCCGAGTACGGCAGGGAGTGGCGCGCGTAGACGTTCTCACCGCAGATCCGCCGGCCGGGTGCGAGGTGCGGCGCGATCCGCCCTTGGAGCGCCTTGACCCACGACCGCGACGGGTGGTGCGCCGAATCCAGCGACCGCGCGTGCAGGCCGTCGGCGTAGAACGTGGTGTTCTCGCCGTCGAGCTTCTCGGTGACCACGACCTCCCGGCCGCGCAGCCCGTCCAGCCCGGTGACCCGCACGTCGTCCGCCGACGCGCCCGGCGACCACGGGAGGTGCGGCGTGCGCGGGTAGTGCGTGCGCATGGCGTTTCCCCTCCCCACGACCGGCCCGGTGGAATCGAGCTGAACCCTAGAGAGCACCGACACGCGTGATCGAACGGATTTCCGCGACACCGCGCCGCCGCCGGTCGTTACCATCGCTGGTCGACGGTGCACGGATCGAAAGGAAGAACGTGGAAACGCTGGAGTTCCAGTCAGAGGCGCGTCAGCTGCTGCGGCTGATGATCCACTCCATCTACTCGAACAAGGACACGTTCCTGCGCGAGTTGGTGTCGAACGCCTCGGACGCCCTGGACAAGCTCAGGCTGGAGACGTTCCGGGACAAGGACCTGGTCGCCGACACCTCGGACCTCCACGTGGCCATCGAGGTCGACCCCGCGCAGCGCACGCTCACCGTGCGCGACAACGGGATCGGCATGACCCGCGAGGACGTGGTCGGCCTGATCGGCACGATCGCCAAGTCCGGCACGGCCGAGTTCCTCCAGAAGCTCAAGGAGAGCCAGGACGCCGCCGCGTCCCAGGACCTCATCGGCCAGTTCGGCATCGGCTTCTACTCGACGTTCATGGTCGCCGACAAGGTCACCCTGGTCACCAAGCACCCCCGCTCGGTGGAGGGCGTGCGCTGGGAGTCCACCGGCGAGGGCACCTACACCATCGAGGACGTCCCGGACGTGCCGCAGGGCACCTCGGTGACCCTGCACCTCAAGCCCGCCGACGCCGAGGACCAGCTCGCCGACTACACCTCCACCGCGAAGATCACCGAGGTGGTCAAGCGGTACGCGGACTTCATCACCTGGCCCATCCGGCTCGCGGCGGCGGAGGAGGGCGGCGAGCCCACCACCGTCAACTCGCGCAAGGCGCTGTGGGCGCGGCCCGCCTCCGAGGTCACCGAGGAGGAGTACGCCGAGTTCTACCGGCACGTCAGCCACGACTGGAACGCGCCGCTGGAGACCATCCGGATGCAGGCGGAGGGCACCTTCGAGTACCAGGCGCTGCTGTTCCTGCCGTCGCAGGCCCCGTTCGACCTGTTCATGCGCGAGCGCAAGCGCGGGGTCCAGCTCTACGTCAAGCGGGTCTTCATCATGGAGGACTGCGAAGAGCTGATGCCGGAGTACCTGCGCTTCGTCAAGGGCGTGGTGGACGCGCAGGACCTCTCGCTCAACGTCTCGCGCGAGATCCTCCAGCAGGACCGGCAGATCCAGCTGATGCGCCGGCGGCT is a window of Saccharothrix espanaensis DSM 44229 DNA encoding:
- a CDS encoding RNA ligase family protein gives rise to the protein MRTHYPRTPHLPWSPGASADDVRVTGLDGLRGREVVVTEKLDGENTTFYADGLHARSLDSAHHPSRSWVKALQGRIAPHLAPGRRICGENVYARHSLPYSDLESWFYGFSVWDGERCLDWDGTVRFLRGVGVPTPPVLWRGVFDERALRKLRVDTDRREGFVVRAVAGFDRAEFGSRVAKWVRARHVQTSTHWMNAPVVPNGLAPASVLWDVRSGAPFAVADLMAVVGVAGDAGPAEQVAAELGATGDARLAGVLAAALHGDRRGPVMSALAGPVGVGVARRVGDLVGLHRLPHEPFPDQARRRGLLRLSTAVDLAVLHAVSAAVLPPGERDAREQVAWSALHAEEVGRWDGLRAALHGRRRAEARDASIRAGRVLDVAEAEAVTWRWRSGDFPTLIQTCGFAGSGKSTFAAGLPDVDVRVSLDDLREDAGDRSDQRDNARVLREGLDRLGAALRAHRTVVWDATSLTAGQRVAVHAVARRHDAWLTHAVLLVGEQEAARRNGSRACPVPGQVLAAQARRFDPPYPWQAHRTWYVGAAGEIADEEP
- the htpG gene encoding molecular chaperone HtpG; this encodes METLEFQSEARQLLRLMIHSIYSNKDTFLRELVSNASDALDKLRLETFRDKDLVADTSDLHVAIEVDPAQRTLTVRDNGIGMTREDVVGLIGTIAKSGTAEFLQKLKESQDAAASQDLIGQFGIGFYSTFMVADKVTLVTKHPRSVEGVRWESTGEGTYTIEDVPDVPQGTSVTLHLKPADAEDQLADYTSTAKITEVVKRYADFITWPIRLAAAEEGGEPTTVNSRKALWARPASEVTEEEYAEFYRHVSHDWNAPLETIRMQAEGTFEYQALLFLPSQAPFDLFMRERKRGVQLYVKRVFIMEDCEELMPEYLRFVKGVVDAQDLSLNVSREILQQDRQIQLMRRRLVKKVLSTVKTMMADKAESYRTFWKEFGAVVKEGLVADTENRDAILAVSSFASTHDDEEPTTLAAYVERMKEDQRHIYYMTGDSRTAIEQSPHLEALRAKGFEVLILTDPIDEMWVGSVPAFDGREFQSVAKGQVDLETEEEKEQAKQREQDFAGLLEWLTTTLAEQVKQVRLSSRLTTSPACVVGDTHDLTPQLEKMYRAMGQELPHVKRILELNPEHPLVTGLRAAFDGSPDHSALVGTAELLLGTAVLAEGGDLADPPRFARLLAEHLQRAL